From a region of the Cognatiyoonia koreensis genome:
- a CDS encoding LysR family transcriptional regulator — protein sequence MHIEFRHLRTIKAIHDTGGLARAADLLHITQSALSHQIKGIEDQAGVELFVRRTKPLKLSAAGMKMLAAAEEILPRVAALEAEFDGLIAGKAGRLHIAIECHACFEWLFPVLEKFRKAWPEVDVDIRPGLAFDAMPALKREEVDLVVSSDPEDLEDTDFTPIFDYEPVFLASSLHPLASKDYVEAPDFRGETLITYPVDRSRLDVFSELLIPAKVEPAAVRQVELTSVILLLVASNRGVAVLPDWVVREVRYNADYVTKPLTAKGVTKRLYAATRSQDTNLPFMAHLLRLARQEAVKLQRV from the coding sequence ATGCATATCGAGTTCCGCCATCTGCGCACGATCAAGGCGATCCATGATACTGGCGGGCTTGCCCGTGCGGCGGATTTGCTGCACATCACCCAGTCCGCCTTGTCCCACCAGATCAAGGGGATCGAGGATCAGGCCGGTGTCGAACTTTTTGTGCGCCGCACGAAGCCGTTGAAACTGTCTGCCGCGGGGATGAAGATGCTGGCCGCCGCAGAAGAAATCCTGCCGCGTGTCGCCGCCCTTGAGGCCGAGTTCGACGGGCTGATCGCAGGCAAAGCGGGCCGCTTGCACATCGCCATCGAATGTCACGCCTGTTTTGAGTGGCTGTTTCCCGTGCTGGAGAAATTCCGCAAGGCCTGGCCCGAGGTTGATGTCGATATCCGCCCCGGTCTGGCGTTTGATGCGATGCCGGCCTTGAAACGAGAAGAGGTTGATCTGGTGGTGTCATCCGATCCCGAAGACCTTGAGGATACGGATTTTACCCCGATTTTTGATTATGAGCCGGTTTTTCTGGCATCGTCCTTGCACCCCCTGGCGTCCAAGGATTACGTCGAAGCCCCTGATTTTCGGGGCGAAACACTGATCACCTATCCGGTGGACCGGTCGCGATTGGATGTCTTTTCCGAATTGCTGATCCCTGCCAAGGTCGAACCGGCAGCGGTGCGGCAGGTCGAACTGACATCCGTAATCCTGTTGCTGGTCGCGTCCAATCGCGGGGTGGCAGTGTTGCCGGACTGGGTTGTGCGCGAGGTGCGCTACAACGCAGATTACGTCACCAAGCCGCTGACCGCGAAGGGCGTCACAAAACGGCTTTATGCCGCGACCCGGTCGCAGGATACGAACCTGCCGTTCATGGCCCATCTGCTGCGGCTGGCACGACAGGAAGCGGTGAAACTGCAGCGGGTCTAA
- the putA gene encoding bifunctional proline dehydrogenase/L-glutamate gamma-semialdehyde dehydrogenase PutA translates to MPRDSASDLRATIDSAYLADEMATINRLVKEAALSDADRKRIHAAATDLVKEIRGSADPGLMEVFLAEYGLSTDEGIALMCLAEALLRVPDADTMDELIEDKIAPSDWGTHLGKSTSSLVNASTWALMLTGRVLEDEKPGLIGSLRGAVKRLGEPVIRTAVGRAMREMGRQFVLGETIEKAMKRAEGMQKKGFTYSYDMLGEAACNDADARAYHLAYSRAISAIATHCTHKSVAENPGISVKLSALHPRYEIAQEDRVMTELVPRVRALAMLAKSAGMGFNIDAEEADRLALSLDVIEAVLAEPALAGWDGFGIVVQAYGQRAGHVIDTLYDMADRLDRKIMVRLVKGAYWDTEIKRAQTEGLPGFPVFTAKEHTDVSYIANARKLLSRTDRIYPQFATHNAHTVAAILDLAKTLGKTPEDYEFQRLHGMGEALHTIVLKANRTHCRIYAPVGAHEDLLAYLVRRLLENGANSSFVNQIVDEDVPAAEVASCPFEKIGHMPDLPTGPALFMPERVNSKGFDLTDRPTLAQIAHDREPLRTKTWQAAPLVVGRKGGSSDARPVLNPANPGDIVGQVEATTDTDVSTAFAAAKTWDAPVSDRAAILNTVADLYEENAAEIFAILTREAGKCMPDAVAELREAVDFLRYYAAQAKKNDPRPRGTWVCISPWNFPLAIFSGQIAAALAAGNAVLAKPAEQTPIIAHFAVSLMHKAGVPKAAIQLLPGDGAVGAALTGNAQVTGVAFTGSTATARKINSSMAKHCAPGTPLIAETGGLNAMIVDSTALPEAAVRDIVNGAFRSAGQRCSALRCLYVQEDVADKLMDMLTGAMDALTVGDPWALSTDVGPVIDDLAHKGIADHIAKAQADGRVIHALKSPATGHYIAPTVIKVNSIKELEREIFGPVLHVATFKSSKLNQVIADINSTGYGLTFGLHTRIDDRVEYIVNAVNAGNIYVNRDQIGAIVGSQPFGGEGLSGTGPKAGGPNYLPRFGKSSVTPTLTPLELPGPTGESNRLTVHPRGDILCLGPDVDAQVKAVKALGGTPVTGTLDDHPHAAAVIWWGDSEQGQIIAQTLAQRDGPITALITGQPDIAHVQHERHICIDTTAAGGNAALLASVSQDA, encoded by the coding sequence ATGCCACGTGATTCTGCCTCTGATCTTCGCGCCACCATTGATTCCGCTTACCTTGCCGACGAAATGGCAACCATCAACCGCCTCGTGAAAGAGGCGGCGCTATCGGACGCCGACCGCAAGCGCATCCACGCGGCAGCCACCGATCTGGTGAAAGAGATTCGCGGCAGTGCCGATCCGGGCCTGATGGAAGTCTTCCTTGCCGAATACGGTCTTTCGACTGATGAGGGCATCGCGCTGATGTGTCTGGCAGAGGCCCTTTTGCGGGTGCCGGATGCAGATACGATGGACGAGCTGATCGAAGACAAGATCGCCCCGTCGGACTGGGGCACGCACCTTGGCAAATCGACCTCCTCGCTGGTGAACGCATCGACCTGGGCGCTCATGTTGACCGGTCGCGTGCTCGAAGACGAAAAGCCGGGTCTCATCGGGTCCTTGCGCGGTGCGGTCAAGCGGCTTGGCGAACCTGTCATCCGCACAGCTGTCGGGCGTGCGATGCGCGAAATGGGCCGTCAGTTCGTGCTTGGCGAAACCATCGAAAAGGCGATGAAACGCGCCGAAGGGATGCAGAAGAAAGGCTTTACCTACAGCTATGACATGCTTGGCGAAGCGGCCTGCAACGACGCGGACGCACGGGCCTATCACCTCGCCTATTCCCGCGCGATCAGCGCGATTGCGACCCATTGCACACACAAGTCAGTCGCCGAAAATCCCGGTATTTCTGTCAAACTGTCCGCGCTGCACCCCCGCTATGAAATCGCGCAGGAAGACCGCGTGATGACCGAACTTGTCCCCCGCGTGCGCGCACTTGCAATGCTGGCGAAATCGGCAGGGATGGGCTTTAACATCGACGCCGAAGAGGCCGATCGCCTTGCCCTGTCACTTGACGTGATCGAAGCGGTGCTGGCCGAACCTGCCCTCGCCGGTTGGGATGGGTTCGGGATCGTCGTGCAGGCCTATGGCCAGCGGGCCGGTCATGTGATCGACACGCTTTACGACATGGCCGACCGGCTGGATCGCAAGATCATGGTGCGCCTTGTCAAAGGGGCGTATTGGGACACGGAAATCAAACGCGCCCAAACCGAAGGCCTGCCCGGCTTTCCAGTTTTCACCGCCAAGGAACACACCGACGTCAGCTATATCGCGAATGCGCGCAAACTGCTGTCCCGCACGGACCGGATTTATCCGCAGTTCGCCACGCACAATGCCCACACCGTCGCGGCGATCCTTGATCTGGCCAAGACGCTCGGCAAAACACCCGAAGACTACGAATTCCAGCGGCTGCACGGCATGGGCGAAGCGCTGCACACCATCGTGTTAAAGGCCAACAGGACACACTGCCGGATCTACGCCCCCGTCGGCGCGCACGAAGATCTCTTGGCATATCTGGTCCGTCGTCTGCTTGAAAACGGGGCAAACTCGTCCTTCGTGAACCAGATCGTCGACGAAGACGTGCCCGCCGCAGAAGTCGCCTCCTGCCCGTTTGAAAAAATCGGCCACATGCCTGACCTGCCGACAGGACCAGCCCTTTTCATGCCGGAACGCGTGAATTCCAAAGGCTTCGATCTGACAGACCGCCCGACCCTCGCGCAAATCGCCCATGACCGCGAACCACTGCGGACAAAGACTTGGCAAGCCGCCCCGCTTGTTGTCGGGCGCAAGGGCGGATCATCCGATGCGCGTCCTGTCCTCAATCCGGCCAACCCCGGCGACATCGTCGGTCAGGTCGAAGCGACAACCGACACGGACGTGTCCACTGCATTTGCCGCTGCCAAAACGTGGGACGCACCCGTGTCAGATCGCGCCGCGATCCTGAACACGGTCGCCGATCTCTATGAGGAAAACGCCGCCGAAATCTTTGCGATCCTGACTCGCGAGGCTGGCAAATGCATGCCCGACGCCGTTGCCGAATTGCGCGAAGCCGTAGATTTTCTGCGCTATTATGCAGCTCAGGCGAAAAAGAACGACCCACGCCCGCGCGGAACATGGGTCTGCATTTCGCCCTGGAACTTCCCGCTGGCAATCTTCTCCGGCCAAATCGCGGCGGCACTTGCAGCGGGCAATGCCGTGCTTGCCAAACCGGCTGAGCAAACGCCGATTATCGCGCATTTCGCCGTCAGCCTGATGCACAAGGCAGGTGTACCCAAAGCGGCGATCCAGCTTTTGCCCGGTGACGGTGCCGTCGGTGCGGCGCTCACAGGCAACGCACAGGTCACCGGAGTCGCCTTCACCGGCTCGACCGCGACCGCACGCAAGATCAACAGCAGCATGGCCAAACACTGCGCACCCGGCACGCCGCTGATCGCTGAAACCGGCGGGCTGAACGCCATGATCGTTGACAGCACTGCCCTGCCAGAAGCAGCCGTGCGCGATATTGTGAACGGGGCTTTCCGCTCGGCGGGGCAACGTTGCTCTGCGCTGCGCTGTCTCTACGTGCAAGAAGATGTCGCTGACAAGCTGATGGACATGCTGACCGGGGCGATGGACGCGCTGACCGTGGGCGACCCTTGGGCGCTCTCTACCGATGTGGGGCCCGTCATCGACGATCTTGCGCACAAAGGCATCGCTGATCACATCGCAAAGGCACAAGCCGACGGGCGTGTGATCCACGCGCTGAAATCCCCCGCGACAGGCCACTACATCGCCCCGACCGTTATCAAGGTGAACAGCATCAAGGAACTGGAGCGTGAAATCTTCGGCCCCGTCCTCCATGTGGCCACCTTCAAATCCAGCAAGCTCAATCAGGTCATCGCCGATATCAACAGCACCGGCTACGGGCTGACCTTCGGCTTGCACACACGGATCGACGACCGGGTCGAATACATCGTAAACGCAGTGAATGCTGGCAATATCTACGTGAACCGCGACCAGATCGGCGCGATCGTGGGCAGCCAGCCGTTCGGCGGCGAAGGTCTGTCCGGCACCGGACCAAAGGCAGGTGGCCCGAACTACCTGCCCCGCTTTGGCAAATCTTCAGTCACCCCCACACTGACACCGCTGGAACTGCCGGGGCCAACAGGCGAATCCAACCGTCTGACGGTGCACCCGCGCGGCGATATCCTCTGCCTCGGGCCGGATGTCGATGCGCAGGTCAAGGCAGTCAAGGCACTTGGTGGCACACCTGTGACGGGCACGCTTGACGATCATCCGCACGCGGCGGCCGTGATCTGGTGGGGTGACAGTGAACAAGGGCAGATCATCGCGCAAACGCTGGCACAACGTGACGGGCCGATCACGGCGCTGATCACAGGGCAGCCCGATATTGCGCATGTCCAGCATGAACGCCACATCTGCATCGACACCACCGCTGCTGGCGGGAACGCGGCACTGCTTGCATCGGTTTCGCAAGACGCTTGA
- a CDS encoding Lrp/AsnC family transcriptional regulator, producing MIGYCPVSIDQFDRKILDILATEGRISVTALAGRIGLSKSPTQARLKRLEDSGIIRGYRALFDSIQLGRDHITFVEVKLSDTRETALAQFNTGVLKIPEIEQCHMIAGTFDYLLKVRTSGMTGYRAVLAEKISTLPHVANTSTYVAMQAVKEEAVEPVAPGG from the coding sequence ATGATAGGATATTGTCCTGTGAGCATAGATCAATTTGACCGCAAGATCCTGGACATCCTCGCAACTGAAGGGCGGATCAGTGTCACGGCCCTTGCCGGGCGCATCGGCCTGTCAAAATCCCCGACGCAAGCGCGGCTGAAACGGCTGGAAGACAGCGGGATCATTCGCGGCTATCGCGCCCTGTTCGATTCGATTCAATTGGGTCGGGACCACATCACGTTTGTCGAAGTGAAATTGTCGGACACCCGGGAGACAGCACTGGCACAGTTCAATACGGGCGTTCTGAAAATTCCGGAGATCGAACAATGCCATATGATCGCCGGCACGTTTGATTATCTTTTGAAGGTCCGCACCAGTGGCATGACCGGTTATCGTGCGGTGCTGGCCGAAAAGATTTCGACCCTTCCACACGTCGCCAACACATCGACCTATGTTGCCATGCAGGCGGTCAAGGAAGAGGCGGTCGAACCCGTCGCTCCGGGCGGCTGA
- a CDS encoding MFS transporter, producing the protein MRMAISFAALFLSAGLLQLSSGGVGPLDALTGLATGMTPEQVGFLGSAHFFGFFIGCWWAPRLMGGVGHSRAFAIFAATGAIGLAAHVLVTDPNWWALFRVGSGICIAGCYTVIEAWLQAKVTNETRGRAMGSYRFVDIVSSLIAQFMIGALANLETYIAYNLLTIICCASLLPLALTKNEQPETPAATRLEPILAWKASPLAVAGVVVAALSSASFRMVGPIYGIELGLAPGQIGIFLAAFVAGGALSQIPTGWIADRFDRRRVLIWLSVAATLSCASQYLAHGSSPETIMLLAFIFGFTTFPIYSVAAAHAHDFATQEQRVPLSAALMFYYAIGAIAAPYIASLLIAWFGPFAMFTLIAVGHIGLVIFGLARMRVRDSPGRRTRYVYAPRTTFMIGRLLGRSRDRKD; encoded by the coding sequence ATGCGTATGGCGATTTCATTTGCGGCCTTGTTTCTTTCGGCGGGTCTTCTCCAGTTGTCTTCAGGCGGTGTCGGCCCTCTTGATGCTTTGACGGGGCTGGCCACCGGTATGACACCCGAACAGGTCGGCTTTCTAGGATCGGCGCATTTCTTCGGCTTTTTCATCGGCTGCTGGTGGGCACCGCGCTTGATGGGCGGGGTCGGTCACAGCCGGGCCTTCGCGATCTTCGCGGCCACAGGGGCGATCGGGCTTGCGGCGCATGTGCTGGTAACAGACCCGAATTGGTGGGCGCTGTTCCGTGTGGGATCAGGCATCTGCATCGCCGGGTGTTACACGGTGATCGAAGCATGGTTGCAGGCCAAGGTCACCAATGAAACGCGCGGGCGGGCAATGGGCAGCTATCGTTTCGTCGATATTGTCAGTTCGCTGATTGCGCAGTTCATGATCGGCGCGCTGGCCAATCTGGAAACCTATATTGCCTATAACCTGCTGACGATCATCTGCTGCGCCTCCTTGCTGCCGTTGGCGCTGACCAAGAACGAACAGCCCGAAACACCAGCCGCAACACGGCTCGAACCGATCCTTGCATGGAAAGCATCGCCCCTTGCGGTGGCAGGCGTCGTTGTCGCAGCACTGTCAAGCGCGTCATTCCGCATGGTTGGCCCGATCTATGGTATCGAACTCGGGCTGGCTCCGGGCCAGATCGGTATCTTCCTTGCCGCATTTGTCGCTGGCGGGGCGCTGTCACAGATCCCGACCGGCTGGATCGCGGACAGGTTCGACCGCCGCCGCGTGCTGATCTGGCTGTCGGTAGCGGCAACCCTGTCTTGTGCGTCACAGTATCTTGCGCATGGGTCCAGCCCGGAAACGATCATGCTGCTTGCCTTCATTTTCGGCTTCACGACATTTCCGATCTACTCGGTCGCAGCAGCGCACGCGCATGATTTCGCAACACAGGAACAGCGGGTCCCGCTATCGGCAGCCTTGATGTTCTACTACGCAATCGGGGCGATTGCTGCGCCCTATATCGCGTCGCTCTTGATTGCATGGTTCGGCCCATTCGCGATGTTCACGCTTATTGCGGTCGGCCATATTGGCCTTGTGATCTTCGGCCTCGCGCGGATGCGGGTACGCGACTCGCCGGGCAGACGGACACGCTATGTCTACGCACCGCGCACAACCTTCATGATCGGGCGTTTGCTGGGACGCAGCCGCGACCGCAAGGACTGA
- a CDS encoding inositol monophosphatase family protein encodes MAGSANLNVMMKVARKAGRQLVKDFGEVENLQVSKKGPGDFVSRADREAEATIKEELMAARPSYGFWGEEGGEIDGEDPTRRWIVDPLDGTTNFLHGLPHWAVSIALEHKGAVVAGVIYDPVKDEMFYAEKGFGAFVNEARLRVSGRHRMAECLFATGLPWSGRADLPETLQDLARILPACSGVRRFGSAALDLAYVAAGRYDGFWERRLNAWDIAAGIIIVKESGGLIEPMNSGDDLLTGGALVCANDSIFDAFAKVVRNKS; translated from the coding sequence ATGGCTGGCAGTGCAAATCTGAACGTGATGATGAAAGTGGCCCGCAAGGCTGGCCGCCAGCTGGTCAAGGACTTTGGCGAGGTCGAGAACCTGCAGGTGTCCAAAAAAGGCCCCGGTGATTTCGTCAGCCGCGCAGACCGCGAGGCCGAGGCGACCATCAAGGAAGAACTGATGGCCGCGCGCCCGTCGTATGGGTTTTGGGGCGAAGAAGGCGGCGAAATCGACGGCGAAGACCCGACACGCCGCTGGATCGTTGACCCGCTGGATGGCACCACGAATTTCCTGCACGGCCTGCCCCATTGGGCGGTGTCCATCGCGTTGGAGCATAAGGGAGCCGTTGTCGCGGGTGTGATCTATGATCCCGTCAAGGACGAGATGTTCTATGCCGAAAAGGGCTTTGGTGCTTTCGTGAACGAGGCCCGTTTGCGCGTCTCTGGCCGTCATCGCATGGCGGAGTGCCTGTTCGCGACGGGTCTGCCGTGGTCGGGCCGGGCCGATCTGCCCGAAACCCTGCAAGACCTTGCCCGCATCCTGCCTGCCTGTTCGGGCGTGCGCCGGTTCGGATCAGCTGCGCTTGATCTGGCTTATGTTGCCGCCGGTCGTTACGACGGGTTTTGGGAACGCCGCCTGAATGCATGGGACATCGCGGCCGGCATCATTATCGTGAAAGAGTCCGGCGGTCTGATCGAGCCGATGAATTCAGGTGATGATCTTTTGACAGGCGGCGCGCTTGTGTGTGCCAACGATTCGATATTCGACGCCTTCGCCAAAGTCGTGCGTAACAAAAGCTAG
- a CDS encoding rhomboid family intramembrane serine protease — translation MLPIRDHNPSETVPYVTYVLIALNVGIFLFMSVLATSEQALGYIYYHFGMIPVRISMGEGYSGLVTAIFLHGGFMHLAGNMLFLWIFGDNLEDKMGPVVFALFYMVCGVGANIAQFALEPGSPVPTVGASGAIAGVMGGYILLFPKAKVDIFIYFVVFFRILPLPAWIMLGVWFGLQLFNTINGTEAGIAYMAHAAGFVIGALLTLPTFRRLGGQRFWRNTDYHPDHPAADYSRLRSRIPVVRRR, via the coding sequence ATGCTGCCGATCCGCGATCACAACCCGTCTGAAACGGTGCCCTACGTCACCTATGTGCTGATTGCGCTGAACGTCGGTATTTTCCTGTTCATGAGCGTGCTGGCCACCTCGGAACAGGCGCTTGGCTACATCTATTACCATTTCGGAATGATCCCTGTGCGGATCAGCATGGGCGAAGGCTATTCCGGCCTTGTGACAGCAATCTTCTTGCATGGCGGATTCATGCATCTGGCCGGGAACATGCTGTTTCTCTGGATTTTCGGCGACAACCTCGAAGACAAGATGGGCCCTGTGGTTTTTGCCTTGTTCTACATGGTTTGCGGCGTGGGGGCGAACATCGCGCAATTTGCGCTGGAACCCGGATCACCCGTGCCGACCGTGGGCGCATCGGGCGCGATTGCGGGTGTGATGGGCGGCTACATCCTGCTGTTTCCAAAGGCAAAAGTGGATATCTTTATCTATTTCGTCGTGTTCTTCCGCATCCTGCCTCTGCCCGCGTGGATCATGCTTGGCGTCTGGTTCGGCCTGCAACTTTTCAACACGATCAACGGCACAGAAGCAGGCATTGCCTATATGGCCCATGCGGCCGGCTTTGTGATCGGGGCACTGCTGACCCTGCCGACGTTTCGGCGCTTGGGCGGGCAAAGGTTCTGGCGCAATACCGACTACCATCCCGACCATCCGGCGGCAGACTACAGCAGGTTGCGCAGCCGTATTCCCGTGGTCAGACGGCGCTAA
- a CDS encoding lytic murein transglycosylase: protein MYKSFTAAALAICVAGSANAATCGNDASGFAAWKQAFAQEAAAAGVGQRGLQALANAQYSQSTINADRNQRGVKYALNDFIRIRLGSIDSFAAQARRVKAQNANFYASLEASYGVPAGILLAIHGMETGFGRNMGNTPVVDSITTVAYDCRRASFFEPHALSALILVDRGGLDSNQRGAAHGEMGHTQFLPGNALRYGVDADGNGRVDLYTVSDSLASTANFLRQKGWQPGQPYQEGTANFRVLNEWNAATVYQQAIALSAAAIDG, encoded by the coding sequence ATGTATAAATCGTTCACTGCTGCCGCTTTGGCAATTTGCGTCGCGGGTTCCGCGAATGCCGCAACTTGCGGCAACGACGCTTCTGGCTTTGCGGCCTGGAAACAGGCTTTCGCACAGGAAGCGGCGGCTGCCGGTGTCGGCCAGCGCGGCCTTCAGGCGCTTGCCAACGCGCAATACTCGCAATCAACCATCAACGCGGACCGCAACCAGCGCGGCGTGAAATACGCGCTGAACGATTTCATCCGGATCCGTCTTGGCTCCATCGACAGCTTTGCGGCGCAGGCGCGGCGGGTAAAAGCACAGAACGCGAATTTCTACGCCTCTCTCGAAGCCTCTTACGGCGTGCCAGCCGGTATCCTGCTTGCGATCCACGGCATGGAAACCGGGTTCGGGCGCAACATGGGCAATACGCCAGTGGTCGATTCAATCACCACCGTGGCCTACGATTGCCGCCGGGCAAGCTTTTTTGAACCGCACGCCCTGTCGGCCCTGATCCTTGTGGATCGCGGCGGTCTGGACAGCAACCAGCGCGGTGCGGCACACGGTGAAATGGGCCACACCCAGTTCTTGCCCGGCAATGCATTGCGCTACGGTGTGGATGCTGACGGAAACGGGCGCGTTGATCTCTATACGGTCTCTGACAGCCTCGCATCGACTGCAAACTTCCTGCGCCAGAAAGGTTGGCAACCGGGTCAGCCCTATCAGGAAGGCACGGCGAATTTCCGGGTCTTGAACGAATGGAACGCGGCAACCGTCTATCAACAGGCGATTGCCCTGTCGGCAGCAGCCATCGACGGCTAA
- a CDS encoding tetratricopeptide repeat protein: MRPIIWGMRYFIAVALLAATPAIADTCPPAPDHAAALAERLALLKDSASPAEAQQISDMLWQLWTDAPDAKAQALLDEGMRQRSGFDLAGARETLDELVAYCPDYAEGYNQRAFAHYLAQDFAAALVDLDRALEIMPEHIGALSGKGLTLMGLGRDEEAQDALKAAVALNPWLNERALIKEPEGTDI, translated from the coding sequence ATGCGACCCATCATTTGGGGCATGAGGTATTTCATCGCCGTCGCCCTTTTGGCCGCGACACCCGCCATTGCAGATACGTGTCCACCTGCGCCCGACCACGCCGCCGCATTGGCGGAACGACTGGCATTGTTGAAGGACAGCGCTTCGCCTGCAGAGGCGCAGCAGATCAGCGACATGTTATGGCAGCTTTGGACCGACGCGCCTGACGCCAAGGCGCAGGCCTTGTTGGATGAAGGCATGCGTCAGCGGTCAGGGTTTGATTTGGCGGGTGCGCGGGAAACCCTAGACGAACTGGTCGCCTACTGTCCGGACTATGCCGAGGGCTATAACCAGCGCGCGTTCGCGCATTATCTGGCACAGGACTTTGCGGCCGCCCTTGTCGATCTGGATCGCGCCCTTGAGATCATGCCGGAGCACATCGGGGCGTTGTCGGGCAAGGGGCTGACCCTGATGGGGCTTGGACGCGACGAGGAGGCGCAAGATGCCCTGAAAGCTGCCGTTGCGCTGAACCCGTGGCTGAATGAGCGCGCACTTATCAAAGAGCCGGAAGGTACTGATATCTGA
- the metG gene encoding methionine--tRNA ligase, producing the protein MARHLITSAIPYINGIKHLGNLVGSQLPADLYARYLRGRGHDVLFLCATDEHGTPAELAAAKAGKPVADYCAEMHAIQADIAKGFGLSFDHFGRSSSPQNHKLTQAFAGRLNEVGLIREVTEEQVYSITDGRFLPDRYIEGTCPNCGFDSARGDQCDNCTKQLDPTDLIEPHSTISGATDLEVRTTKHLYLRQSELKDDLAAWIDSKTDWPILTTSIAKKWLTDGDGLQDRGITRDLDWGIPVKDGEKDWPGMEGKVFYVWFDAPIEYIACAQEWVDAGKGSDWESWWRTDKGADDVRYTQFMGKDNVPFHTLSFPATIKGTQEPWKLVDYIKSFNYLNYDGGQFSTSRGRGVFQDQALEILPADYWRWWLLSHIPESSDAEFTWENFQTDVNKDLADVLGNFVSRITKFCRSKFGETVPDGGTYGEQENALIADLTMRLKAYESHMDAIEIRKAAAELRAIWVAGNEYLQAAAPWSTIKTDEAQAAMQVRVGLNLIRLYGILSAPFIPTASKTMLDAMNTSGDWPSDIGAELAALPAGHAFSVPENLFRKITDDERAEWAERFAGQRD; encoded by the coding sequence ATGGCCCGCCACCTGATCACATCAGCCATCCCCTACATCAACGGGATCAAGCACTTGGGCAATCTTGTCGGCTCGCAGCTGCCGGCTGATCTTTACGCACGTTACCTGCGCGGACGTGGGCATGACGTCCTGTTCCTTTGCGCCACAGACGAACACGGCACACCCGCCGAACTGGCGGCCGCCAAGGCCGGAAAGCCTGTCGCGGACTATTGTGCCGAAATGCACGCGATTCAGGCGGATATCGCCAAGGGTTTCGGTCTGTCGTTTGACCACTTCGGACGGTCATCCAGCCCACAAAACCACAAGCTGACACAGGCTTTCGCGGGGCGCCTGAACGAAGTCGGCCTGATCCGCGAAGTCACCGAAGAACAAGTCTATTCCATCACCGACGGACGGTTCCTGCCGGACCGCTATATCGAAGGCACCTGCCCGAATTGCGGGTTCGACAGCGCGCGCGGCGATCAATGCGACAACTGCACCAAGCAGCTTGACCCCACCGACCTCATCGAACCGCACTCAACGATCTCTGGCGCAACCGATCTGGAAGTGCGCACGACCAAACACCTCTACCTGCGTCAGTCCGAACTGAAGGACGACCTCGCCGCATGGATCGACAGCAAGACAGACTGGCCGATCCTGACGACCTCGATCGCCAAGAAATGGCTGACGGATGGCGACGGCCTGCAAGATCGCGGCATCACCCGTGATCTGGACTGGGGAATCCCCGTGAAAGACGGCGAAAAAGACTGGCCGGGCATGGAAGGTAAGGTCTTTTACGTCTGGTTCGACGCCCCCATCGAATACATCGCCTGCGCGCAGGAATGGGTGGACGCCGGGAAAGGGTCAGACTGGGAAAGCTGGTGGCGCACCGACAAGGGGGCCGATGACGTGCGCTATACGCAGTTCATGGGCAAGGACAACGTCCCCTTCCACACGCTGTCCTTCCCCGCCACGATCAAAGGCACACAAGAACCATGGAAACTGGTCGATTACATCAAGTCGTTCAACTACCTCAATTATGATGGCGGGCAGTTCAGCACATCGCGCGGGCGCGGCGTGTTTCAGGATCAGGCACTCGAAATCCTGCCGGCGGATTACTGGCGCTGGTGGTTGCTGTCGCATATTCCCGAAAGCTCCGACGCGGAATTCACATGGGAAAATTTCCAGACCGATGTGAACAAGGACCTCGCCGACGTGCTCGGGAATTTCGTGAGCCGGATCACAAAGTTCTGCCGCTCCAAATTCGGGGAAACCGTGCCGGACGGTGGCACATACGGCGAACAGGAAAACGCACTGATTGCCGACCTGACGATGCGGCTGAAGGCTTATGAAAGCCACATGGACGCCATCGAAATCCGCAAGGCCGCCGCCGAACTGCGCGCAATCTGGGTGGCCGGCAACGAATACCTGCAAGCCGCAGCACCTTGGAGCACGATCAAGACGGACGAGGCACAGGCCGCGATGCAGGTGCGCGTCGGCCTGAACCTCATCCGGCTTTATGGCATCCTGTCCGCCCCGTTCATCCCGACGGCCAGCAAAACCATGCTGGATGCGATGAACACATCCGGCGATTGGCCCAGCGACATCGGCGCGGAACTGGCGGCACTGCCAGCAGGACACGCATTCAGCGTACCCGAAAACCTGTTCCGCAAGATCACGGATGACGAACGTGCGGAATGGGCGGAACGGTTCGCAGGCCAGCGCGACTGA